A window of Deltaproteobacteria bacterium contains these coding sequences:
- a CDS encoding type II secretion system protein GspE: MTTMSRLGELLVRRGQIEAAHLERAMTEQRNLGGALASHLVKLGFINEDALLSYLQKEYRLPVVDPSNLDIPPEVLGLVPAAMAQKHHLIPVNLVRSNLTIAMADPSNLVAINEVKFLTGYDVKIAVAGATAIQRALDRYYDAAANYDQMLNELGENGDVQLVQGEEEVSLQDLERATEEAPVVRLVNALLTDAIKKRASDVHIEPYEKMLRVRFRMDGVLYEIMQPPVKLKNAITSRVKV; this comes from the coding sequence GTGACGACCATGTCCCGTCTCGGCGAGCTCCTGGTGCGGCGCGGCCAGATCGAAGCCGCCCACCTCGAGCGGGCGATGACCGAGCAGCGGAACCTCGGCGGCGCGCTCGCGAGCCATCTCGTCAAGCTCGGCTTCATCAACGAGGACGCGCTCCTCTCGTATCTCCAGAAGGAATACCGCCTCCCGGTCGTCGATCCGTCGAACCTCGACATCCCGCCCGAGGTGCTCGGCCTCGTGCCGGCGGCGATGGCGCAGAAGCACCACCTCATCCCGGTGAACCTCGTGCGGTCGAACCTCACGATCGCGATGGCCGACCCGTCGAACCTGGTCGCCATCAACGAGGTGAAGTTCCTGACCGGCTACGACGTGAAGATCGCCGTCGCCGGCGCCACCGCGATCCAGCGGGCGCTCGACCGCTACTACGACGCCGCCGCGAACTACGACCAGATGCTGAACGAGCTCGGCGAGAACGGCGACGTCCAGCTGGTCCAGGGAGAGGAAGAGGTCAGTCTCCAGGACCTCGAGCGCGCCACCGAGGAAGCGCCGGTCGTTCGCCTCGTGAACGCCCTCCTCACCGACGCCATCAAGAAGCGCGCCAGCGACGTCCACATCGAGCCGTACGAGAAGATGCTGCGCGTGCGCTTCCGCATGGACGGCGTGCTCTACGAGATCATGCAGCCGCCGGTGAAGCTCAAGAACGCCATCACCTCGCGCGTGAAGGTCA